DNA from Dictyoglomus sp. NZ13-RE01:
CTCTTTTCCATCTGCATCCCATACTTTTGCCCCTTTTCCTTTTACTATTGCTATCTTGTATCTATTATAAGTATTCATCACATATTTATCTGATAATTCAATTATCTCTTTATTTCCCATTATCCTTTCCTCCTAACTAATAATCATGGTACCTATGCCTTCGTCAGTAAACATTTCTAATAGTAGAGAGTGAGGAACCCTACCATCAATTATATGGGCGGATTTTACACCTCCCTCTACTGCACTTATACAGCATTCTATTTTGGGAATCATCCCTCCTTCAATAACATTTTCAGAAAGCAGTTTTTTAGCCATATCAATAGTTAAAACAGATATTAAGGTTGATTTATCATTTATATCTCTCAGTACTCCCTCTACATCTGTGAGTAATATTAGTTTTTCTGCCTTTAAAGCTGTTGCAAGCTTTCCCGCTGCATCATCTGCATTTATATTATAAATTTTTCCATCCTCTCCTAAACCTAATGGAGATATAACTGGAATGAAATCTTCGTTTGTTAACAAATTGATGATTTCAGGATTTACCGATTTTATTTCGCCCACGTATCCAAGATCTACTTCTTCCAATTCACCATTAGTATTTTTAACAAAGCTTGTCTTTTTTACTACATTGAACAACATACCATCAATTCCGGATATACCGCAAGCCTTTCCTCCAATTCTATTTATTAAGCTTACTATTTCTTTAT
Protein-coding regions in this window:
- the argB gene encoding acetylglutamate kinase, which produces MKEDYRERAKILITALPYIQKFYGKTIVIKYGGHAMLNEELKKTVLSDIVLMKFVGIKPVIVHGGGPEINELSKKLGLKPKFVGGLRVTDEETIEIVEMVLAGKLNKEIVSLINRIGGKACGISGIDGMLFNVVKKTSFVKNTNGELEEVDLGYVGEIKSVNPEIINLLTNEDFIPVISPLGLGEDGKIYNINADDAAGKLATALKAEKLILLTDVEGVLRDINDKSTLISVLTIDMAKKLLSENVIEGGMIPKIECCISAVEGGVKSAHIIDGRVPHSLLLEMFTDEGIGTMIIS